In the Cryptomeria japonica unplaced genomic scaffold, Sugi_1.0 HiC_scaffold_84, whole genome shotgun sequence genome, one interval contains:
- the LOC131058059 gene encoding putative germin-like protein 2-2 produces MAGDPDPLQDFCVADEESNVLVNGFVCKDPMQVSANDFFFRGLGQAGNTDNDVGSNVTMANVKQIPGLNTFGISLVRIDYAVGGINPPHTHPRATEVLVLLEGQLLVGFIDTSNKFFSKTLEKGDVFVFPKALVHFQQNVGHENAVAIAGLSSQFPGVQTIANSLFAANPPLPDSVLSKAFRITQELVNYIQKKFAY; encoded by the exons ATGGCAGGGGATCCGGATCCCTTGCAAGATTTCTGCGTTGCAGATGAGGAAAGCAACG TTTTGGTGAACGGGTTCGTTTGCAAAGACCCAATGCAAGTTTCAGCAAACGATTTCTTCTTCCGGGGACTTGGGCAGGCAGGGAACACCGACAATGATGTGGGCTCCAACGTAACGATGGCGAACGTTAAACAGATACCAGGCCTCAATACGTTTGGAATATCGTTGGTCCGCATCGACTACGCAgtgggtggaataaatcctcctcacacacacccaagagccaccgaagttcttgttttactggaaggccagcttcttgtgggtttcattgacacCAGCAACAAATTTTTCAGCAAAACTttggagaagggagatgtgtttgtgtttccaaaggcacttgttcatttccagcagaatgtggggCATGAAAATGCAGTGGCCATAGCTGGATTGAGCAGCCAGTTTCCCGGAGTTCAGACAATCGCCAATTCTCTGTTTGCGGCGAATCCCCCTCTCCCCGATTCCGTTTTGAGCAAGGCCTTCCGCATCACCCAGGAACTGGTgaattacattcaaaagaaattcgcatactaa